From the genome of Streptomyces sp. NBC_01142:
CGCGTCCGAACGAAGCCACGGCGACACATCGACCGCCAGCACCAGGCGCCCGCCGTCGAAACGCGGCAGCGACAGCCCGGCCAGCAACGCCCGCAGCCGACCGACGTCGAGCCGGCCGTGGTTCAAGCCGCCGTACATCGCTCCGTGCCCACGACGATGCTCGGGCAACAGCGTCAAGTCCACCGGGGACTTCACCGCACCGTCCGCACACAGCACCGCGTCCGCCAACTCGAACAACTCGTCGCGCCGAGCGGTCAGACACTCGTAGAACTCTCCCCGGAAGCGTGACGCTTCCGCGAACGCTTCCCTCCGGACAGCATCAGGCAGCAGACTCACCCTCACGGCCTTCGTCGTGGTCACGTGCACCTTGGTCGGAGCACATGATCAGGCGAAGGCCGCCCCCGCGTCCGGCGAATCCCCAGGTGAGCGACTCAGTTCGAGACACCATTCGAGACCGGAAGATAAAGAACAAGCTCAGGAGGGCCCCAGTTCGGGTCGGTCGCTTCAGGGGTCCGTTCCTCCTCCGCCAGCTCATCGTCACCGTGATCATTGCCGAGTTGGCGGAGAGTGAGGCGAACTGCTCTGGCTGCGTCAGGCCCGGGCGACGCCCAGCGGCGTTTGCGCGCCGCACCGCGCTCCTGAACACGGCGTTGGCACCGCAGCGGCTTGCGGAGGTTTCCCCGGCGGCCCCGTCAGGGTGCCCGTATCCGATCGGTGTGGCTACGACGGCTGCTGACGCTTGGTTTGGTGAAGTCGTACGGCTTGGCGTAAGTCGCACGTTTGGGCGCAGGTTGTTGTGGCGTGTTCTTCCGGGGCTGGCCCTACACTTCGTCGGGTACGGAAAGTGGCGATTTGCTCATGTAGGGCCGTCTGCGTCTTCGTGGACTCATGGCAATTTCGCGTGCGCGCTGCACGTGGCTGGTCACGAAGCAAGCTGCTCCCTCCAGGTCCGCCGGTTCTCGGCCTTCTGCTGGGCGGCCCTGTCCCGCATCCCGAACATCTGGTGCACCTCACTTGGCAAAGGAGCCCCTTCCATGGCCACCAAGCAGAAGAAGACCGCGTCGTCCAAAGCTTCCGGCAACGGGCAGGACAAGCTGATCACATCTTTGAGGCAGTTCATCCGGACCAAGGGCGCGGGCTACCTGAAGGACCCGAACGTGACGTCCGTCGGGATCGGCTACAAGGAGAAGGACGGGAAGCGGGGCAAGGAGATCTCGCTCCAGTTCACCGTCGGCAGGAAGGTGGAGCCGGAAGGCCTCGAAGCGCTGGCGACCACGCAACTGCCCGAATCGGTCGTCGTCGACGGCGTCGAGGTGCCCACCGACGTCATCGAGCGCACATACGAGACCCAGTTCCGTGTCGTCGCCGAGGCGGAGAGCCCGGCCCGCAAGACCCGTCTCGACCCGATCGTCCCCGGCGCGAGCATCGGGCACGTCAAAGTCTCCGCCGGGACCATCGGAAGCATCGTCTTCGACAAGAACGACGGCACCCCCTACATCCTGAGCAACTGGCACGTACTGCACGGACACCTCGGCGAACTGGGCGACGACATCGTCCAGCCCGGCAAGCACGACGACAACCGCATCGCCCGCAACCACCTCGGCACCCTCAAGCGCTCCCACCTGGGCATGGCCGGCGACTGCGCCGTCGCCACCATCGACGGCCGCACCTTCACCCAGGACATCCACGAACTCGGCGTCATCCCGCAGGACCTGGGCGAGCCTGACCTGGGGGACAAGGTCGTCAAGAGCGGCCGCACCACCGGCGTCACCCACGGCGTCGTACGGCGTATCGAGACCATCGCCGCGATCGACTACGGCCCGGGCGTCGGCGAACAGGCCATCGGATGCTTCGAGATCGCCCTCGACCCCGACAACCCGCCCGAGAACGGCGAGGTCAGCATGGGCGGCGACTCGGGCTCGGTATGGATGTTCAAAACATCCAACGGCCGCCCCGGCAAAGTCATGGCCGGCCTGCACTTCGGCGGCGAGAGCGGAGACAACCCGGACGAGCACGCCCTCGCCTGCCTGCCGCGCTCCGTGTTCGAGAAACTCGACATCAGTCTCCAGCCGCCCACCCTCGACCAGGCCGAAGTCATCGCCGGCTACGCCCCCGACTTCCTGGGCAAGCGCATCGACCTCCCCAAGCTGAACGCTGCCATCAAGAGCGACGCCGTCCAGCTCGACGGATCCGAGGTCATCCCCTACACCCACTTCTCCCTCGCACTCAGCGAGTCACGCGGCTTCGCCTTCTACGTCGCCTGGAACATCGACGGCGCCTCGCTCAAGAAGCTCAGCCGCAACGGCATCAAGTTCGTCAAGGACAACCGCATCCCCGATGACGTCCAGGTCGGCAATGAACTGTACGAGGACAACCCGCTCGACCGCGGACACCTCGCACGACGCGCCGACCTGCTGTGGGGCAGCCCCGCCGAGGCCAAGAAGGCCAACATCGACTCCTTCATCTACACCAACATCACCCCGCAGATGCAAGACTTCAACCAGAGCAGCAAGGGCGGGCTGTGGGGACAGCTCGAGGACGCCGTCTTCGCCGACGTCGAGGTCGACGACCTGAAAGTGAGCGTCTTCGGCGGACCGGTCTTCCAGGAAGACGACCGCCTCTACCGCGGCATCCAGATCCCCCGTGAGTACTCGAAGGTCATCGCCTTCCTGGAGAACGGCGAGCTCAAGGCCAGAGCCTTCCTGCTGACCCAGAACCTCAACCAGCTCGAAGCCCTCGAACTCGACGAGTTCCGCGTCTTCCAGATCAGCCTCAGCGAAGTCGAAGAACGCGGACGCTTCCGCTTCCCCACCGCACTGCGCAACGCCGACACCCTCATCGTCCCCGAGGCACTGGTGGACCGCGGCCCGCTTGAAAACCTCGCCGACATCCAGTGGCACTAACTCCGCCGGTCACTGCCCGGTGTGTGCCCAGACGCTGCCCGGAGCCGGCGGGGGCCGCCAGTTCTGCTCACGCTGGTGCAGCGTCCGTTCGCAGACGCCGCGCAGGAAGAGCTCGCTGCTCACAGCTTCCGCGCCGTCGGTGCAGGGCCTGCGTGAGCAGAACTGGCGGCCCCCGCAGCCGTCTGGCCTGCCCCCGCACGGCAGGACGCCGCACACCTGCCGGTGAGCGGGGGCGTCCTACTGTGTGAGGGGCACCGCCCTTCATCGACCAGCAGGGAGCACCCGGTTGTGAACGTCGAGATCCCTTCGCAGATACGCGAGACCGCCATCCAGCTCGGGGCCGGCGTCCCCTACGCCCTGAAGGTCCTGGCCGGCCAGCTGGCCGACGATCCGGACATGGGCCGGCCTTCGGGTCTGCCCGGCGTCCTCACCGTGACGGTCGACGGCGACCTGTTCGAGGACTGCCCCGCCCTGTCCATCGGCTACATCCGCGAGCCTGACCGGATCGAGATTCGGTACGTATCCCTGGCTCAGCCCGCCACCCCGGCAGAGGACGCCCAGGCTCAGGCCCCGGGCCAGGGGCACAATGCCGGGCGCGGCGAGCTCGCCCGCGGCAGGTAGCCGACGCCCGGCAGCGCATCGCCGCCTGGCTGGCCGCCAACGCCCCCGCCTCGCACGCGGCGCTCCATGCCGGAGCGAGCGAGGATGCCATCACTGCCCTCGAACATGACCTCGGTCTCCGTGTGCCCGCCGAGCTGCGCGTCCTGTGGCGGCTTACTGCCGGGGACAACGGCGTGGACGGGACCGGGTGCCTGCCGGGCAACAAGGCCCTCATGCCGCTGGATGCGGTGCCGGTGTTCTACCGGGAGCAGCTGGAGCACCAGGCCGACCAGGACACCCTCAACGCCCGCCGCGCTGAAGGCGACCGGGTCACCGTGTGGAAGGCGTTCTGTATACCGGTGATCTCCTTGGGCCCTGCCGATCGCACCTCGGGCCTGTATCTGGACACCGAGTCCGGCTTCCTGGGCCACCCCCGGCCGTACCTGGAGCGCCCACCGCCGCTCCACCAGGCGTTTTGCCTTCGACCGCAGCCCCTCGACCTTCGCCGGAACCGCCTCCAGGCCCAGGGCCGCGGCCAGCTGCTGGCACCGCATACCCTCCCGGGCCGCATCCGACTCCAGCACGGACATGATCCGCTGGTAGTCCGGAGGCAGGACCGTCGTTGTCATGCCTTCGGTCCGGCTGGGCACCACCGACCCCGCCACCGCACTCACCACCGGCTCCGCGACCGCGACAGACCGGCCAGCACCTCGGCCACCGTCACACGGGCATCCGCCAGACGCTGAAGTGCCCGTTCCGCCTCGCCGAGGGCGGCCTGCACCTGCTCGGCCTCCTCCCTCAGCCGTGTCACCTCTTCCCGGACCTTCTTCTCCCGGGCCTCCAGCAGACCGAGCACCGACGGCACCAGCCACCTCCACAATCGAGACGAACGGACGAACCACGCCCATCTCTCCCGCAGCCAGCCGGAGTCATGCCTACCCAACCCGAACCAAACGATCACGTTCGGAAAGCGGATGGGCGTCTTACACCACATGCCAGACCAACATCGCGGATCGGGCAACACGACGGCGGTCCGGCGCGCCATGGTGCCGGACCGCCGTAGGCCGTACCCCTATCCCGCGAGGAGGCTCACGGGTCTGGAGCGCTGTAGAACGCCGTCTTCGAGGTAGGCCGTCTGGCCGATGGCCAGAGCCTGGAGCCCAAGGAGAGCCCGCCGCCGCGCGCGTTCGGGAAGTTCGGCGATGACTCGGGCGGTGGGAAGAGCATGCAGGGTGGCACGCGGATCGCGGTAGGTAAGCGGCGCGACAGCCTCCTGGGTGAGGGGCGCGGTCGCCACAAGGTGAGTGATGACCTTCCGGCTCCGCATCTGCACGGAGTCCCGCAAGACTCGCCGGAGCACAGGAATGCCGTCCGGGGCGCCGACGAAGACATGTTGGGCTGCTTCTTCCGGTGTCCGCTCACAGTCCATGGCCCCGACGGGGAGCATCAGATTGCCCCGGCCGGACACGTCGGCGACAAGCAGCGCGTCGGCTCCGACGGGCACCAGTAAGGAAACCCCGATCACCGGAGGTCGCCAGTTCTCGTACGCAGCTCTGCGCCGGGAGGGCGGGAGGCGCGCGGCGGAAGCCGCCGGAGAGAGGGGCGCGGAGGTCGGCATCAGGATCCGCCCGTCACAGCGGTGACGATTTGGTCGAGGTGTTCCGGCTGGCTGGTGCTGGGGACGGGAGCGACGTGGTCGCTGAGCTGGAGGAGCCATTGCAAGGGGGCGAAGACCCCGTGGGTGCGGGCGAGGGTGCCCGCGTCGAGCGGCCTGTACGGCACGTAGGGAATGTTGAGGTCGCGGCAGAGTTCGAGGGCCGGGTCATGGCGGTCGGTCATATTGAGGACGTTCTGCACCGCCGCAATGGTGATGTCCTTGCCAGCCATGCGGATGGCCTCGGGGGTGACCTTTGACAGGCCGATGTGCCCGATCTTGCCTTCGTCCTGGAGGGCCTTGAGCGTGCCGAGTTGGTCGGCGGCCAGCACCTCGGGGTCGATGCGGTGGAGGTAGCAGAGTTCGAGCCGTTCGACTCCCAGGCGGCGCAGGCTCGCTTCGACGCAGGACCGCAGGTAGACGGGGTGGCCGTGAGGAGCCCAGACGTTGGGGGCGGGTCGGGCCAAGCCGACCTTCGTGGCGATCAGCACCTGCTCCGGGTAGGGGTACAGGGCGTCACGGATCAGGTGCTCGACGGTGTGGGGGCCGTAGGAGTCCGCGGTGTCGATGTGCGTGATGCCGTGGGTGTGCACGGCCCTACGGAGCACGCTGATCGCGGTGTCCCGGTCGTTGGGGTCGCCCCACGTGCCGGGCCCCGTCAGACGCATGGTGCCGAAGCCGAGCCTGGAGACGGTCTTGCCGGCGATGGTGATGGTGCCCACGGACGAAACGGCGGTCATACGGCGGCCTCCTGGAGGCAGAGCTGAAGCGCCTGCTCGATGGCACGCAACTGGCTGACGGGGTCGCTGGTGACGCGCACGTGCGGGATCGGGTCGTCGGCGAGGAGACCGTGCACGTGTTGGTCCACCAGGAGCCGGTACCGGGGGTCGTAGTCGTGGCTCTGGTCAACCGGCACATCCGGGTCCAGCACGGTGGCGAAGAGCAGGTCGTACTTGGGGGCCTGCGTCGAGGCGAGAAGCCGCAGACGCTCCCTCTCCAGCCGGTGCAGGTGCTCACCGCGGAACTCAACGGCGGCGTGGAGATACGCGATGGCGTCGAGCGAGGCCCGGTCGGCGAGGACGACTTCAGCGCCCTGTGCCGCGGCAGCGATCTCGTCAGCTATGCCCTGCGCGATGATCCACTCGGTGGAGGCGGCGGTGTGGTGCTGCATCTTCGGCAGGCCGATGCCCGCAGCGCGCTTGGCCAGGCGACCGGTGCGGGCCACGGAAATGCCGTGGCCGCGCACCTCCATTTCGATCCGTTTTAAGAGGGTGGTCTTGCCGGTGGAGTGGGTGCCGAGCACGCCGATACGGATGGGATTCACCACAGGGTGGGTTCCTCTTCTGGTTCGGAGGCGCCAGGCAGGCCGGGCGGCACGGCCGCGGCGACGAGCTGGTCCCAGGTGTCGTAGTGGTTGGCCATGGCGGTGAGGAGCTGCGCCGTGGCGTACGCGTCGTACGTTGCTCGGTGCCGCCCGACGGCGGGGGCTCCTGAAAGGTCGAGCTGCGCATGGGTGATCAGCGCGTCGAGCCCGTATGAGGGCAGAGCCTTGTAGGTCGCCCTGGCAAGGCGGAGCGTGTCAATGACTCCGGCCGGCTCCCACTTCGGCAGATGCGCCTTCAGCACCCGGTAGTCCACGTGCGCGTTGTGGGCGCAGATCCAGGCGTCGCCCAAGAGGCCATGGACTTGGCCGGCGATCTCGTCCCATCCGGGGGAGTGGGCGAGGACTTCGTTGGTCAGGCCGTGGATCCGGGCCGCGTACGGGGTGACGGGCCGGGGCGGGCGGATCAGCCATGTCCCGGCCGTGGTGGTGTCCGCCTGGCCGTCGCGGATAGGCAGCGCTGCGACCTCGACCAGGTCGGGCGGGTTCCCGCCGTTGCCCTCGACATCTACGACAAGCAGCTTCGGCCAGGCGGCGAATTTCATGGCGTGGGAGTTCCGTTCTCCGCCTTCCAGCCGATCGGGGCCCGGCCGTGCTGGCGGTAGTGATGGGGCTTTGCTCGGTCGTGGCACTGGTAGCCGTAGCCGTGCTGGAGGTAGTAGCGCGGCGGCTCGTCCAGTCCCTCAACGATGATCGCGCGCTCGTCTACCTCTACAGGCCCCGTCGCGCCGAGGGCTCGGGCTTCCTCGGCCACCTCGGCAAGGTCCGGCTTGACCCACGCCCTCCGGCACAGGCGAAGCTGGTCCTCGGGGCAGATGTTGCACAGCTCCCTGATGCCGTAGTGCCCGTTGTAGTCGGCCTCACCATGGGCATAGGCGACACCGCAGCTCGTCTTGCGGAACAGGGCTCCCCACGGCGCGCTGGTGTTCTCCGGCCGGTGGAAGAAATCGAGAATCCGCCTCTCGGCTACCTCCGGCATGATCTTGCGCCGAGCCGTGTCGTCGTACGGCACCGGCAGGCCGTGGGCCGCGTAGTACGAGGCGATCTCCTCACGGAAGAACAGGCCGGTGAAGACGGTGGCGTGGGCGTGGGTGGACAGCTCGCGGGCTCGTTCGAGGTGCGCGTCGCTGTCGTTGAGGCCCGGGACGATGGGCCGCCAGTACAGGACGGTGCGGTACCGCTCGGCGTGCTCGAACAGGGTGCGCAGGCTCGTAGCGGCGATGTTCGAGTCCACCGGCTCGATTTCCGCGTTGCCGATGCCCGAGTGGGTGACCAGGACGGTCAGCCGCAGGTTCTTGAAGGAGTTGAGCGTGGCGCAGTCGTCGGGCTCAACGCGCCAGCGGGTGATGATCAGGACGTGGTTGGTCAGGCCCTGCGCGTCCAGGTGCCGCAGCACGTTGAACACGTGAGGCTTGACCGCCGGCAGCATCGGATCGGTGGCCCGGTTCAGGAGCTGGATAGGCGTCTTGTGAGGCCGGAAGTACGGGTGGGTGACGAGGGCCGCCACGGCTTCCTCGTCGCTCATGAGCCGCCGCGGGACCTTCATCCCGAAGTTGTCGAACAGGTGGCGGACGCAGTAGCTGCACTCCAGCGGACAGCCGACGATCCAGTTCAGGGACAGGCCGGACTTGCGGTACTCGATCACGTCCGCCAGCGACGGCTTCAGCTCCCCGATCTTGGCCGGGGTGAGTATGGGCAGAGGGCGGCGATGGAACGTGGGAGCGCTCATGGGTGCCTCCAGTTCAAGGGGACGGGTCAGCTCTCGACGGGTGCGGCAGCCTGCGGGAAGAGCAAGGCTCGGCGGTTGGCCCCGTACCAGGTGCCGAAATCGCGGCGGGCCGCTTCCGAGTCGTCGGACGTGTGGACCAGGTTGTTCACCAACCGCTTCTCGGCGAGCGCCTGGTCCAGGCTGTCGTCACCGAGGTCGCCGCGGATGGTGCCGGCCGCTGCCCTCGACGGGTCGTAGTGGCCGAGCTCGTTGCGCAGCCGTTCGTGAATGCCCGGCGAGCCGGAGGCGAGCGCGACGGCGACGGTCTGGCCCACGTAGAGGCTGTCCAGAGACGCGGGGATGTCCCGGCCGCCGAACCAGTCGGCATCGACCAGCAGATCCCAGTAGTGCACGTGGATCTGCCAGGGGGCGACCGTGACGTTCTGCCGGCCGACGATCGTCACCCCCGGCAGAGCCAGGCGCTCCAGGATGGTGTCGGTCAGGCCCCGCTCGACCGCGTCCGGCTTGCACAGGATGACCGACCAGTGGCCCCAGCCCACGCCGTTGACCACGGCGCCGCTGCGCGAAGGCTTCCCGCTCACTCGGCACCTCCGGAGATGGCACACGATGCCCAGCGCTGTTCCAGCAGCCAACGCAGGCCCGGGTCCAGCGCCTTGAGGACCCCGGCGTCCACCACGTCGGCGCGGTCGTACTGGATCTGGCGGTAGACCTCGAACAACAAGAGGATCTGCTGCCAGTACGGCTCCAGCCCGAGGTCCGCGATATCGGCCGGTCCGTACCGCACCTTGTTGGTACGTAGCCCTTCCTCGTGTTCGAGGACACGCAGCACGGTCGCCGCAGTGGTGTTCCCGGGCATCACCAGCGGGGCGAACTCAATCGGCGCCGGCCGGGTGGCCGCCTCCTCCAGGACACGTCCGACGCGGTCGGCGTTGCGGTCGTTGACGTGGGCCGACCCCATGAAGTGCGTGTATGTGCCCAGTCCCAGGCGGAGCTGGATGGCCGCGTACTCCTGAATCATGGTGAAGCTGAACACGTCACTGAGCAGGCCACAGTCGAGGTCGTTGGCACGCATGTTGCACACCATGTGCAGCCGTCCGCCGCGAGCGAGAAGGTGAAGACCGGCCAGACACGCCATGTCGGGGTTGTCACAGATGGCTAACTCCCGGGCGGAGAAGACCGGCAGATAGCCGCGCTTGCTGTCCTCCTCGGTGCGCAGCAGGTCCAGGACACGGTCGAACGGAGACGCGGTGTCTCCGTCGGCCGGGCTGAAGAGCGTGTAGCCGTACGCGGAGCCGCCCAGGTTCACAGCGTCGGGGGAGCTGGAGCGCATGGACGGCGCGTAGTAGCCGATCATCTCCAGGTCCCGGCGGCCGGCCAGGTACCAGAGGGCTTCGGCGAATTGAAAGATCGGGTTCACCCTGCGCTGCTCCAGGTACGGCAGTCGCTGACGCGGGTCCGGCAGACGGAACCCAACGCCGATCACCTCGCGTGCGTCGTTGCCGCGCGCGGCGATGCGGTGCTCGTGCTTCTCCGTCGCCAGCTCCAGCAGGGCCACATATGCCCCTTCGAGGCTGGGATAGCTGGGGGGTGTGAGCATGAAGTCTCCAGTTCGAGATCAGGGCGCGAGAACAGATACGTGTGGCGCTGTGCTTGCGATCCGACGCGGGACTGCGACGTCCCGCGCCGGGGTCTTGCGCCGTCCGACGGTCCGGGCTCAGGGCATCCGGACCGACGGACGGACATCTAGACCGCGACTGTCGATACCGCGAGTTCTTCGAGATCGAGGGTCGTGCAGCCCTGAAGGGTGACGACCGTGCGGGCTGCGAGCGTCCAGCGGAGGTGCGGGTCGTCGTATGCCACGAAGGTGAGATCACCCTGTTCGGCAGGCAGCGGCTGAAGAGTCCTGGGGTCGTGCACGAT
Proteins encoded in this window:
- a CDS encoding aldo/keto reductase gives rise to the protein MTAVSSVGTITIAGKTVSRLGFGTMRLTGPGTWGDPNDRDTAISVLRRAVHTHGITHIDTADSYGPHTVEHLIRDALYPYPEQVLIATKVGLARPAPNVWAPHGHPVYLRSCVEASLRRLGVERLELCYLHRIDPEVLAADQLGTLKALQDEGKIGHIGLSKVTPEAIRMAGKDITIAAVQNVLNMTDRHDPALELCRDLNIPYVPYRPLDAGTLARTHGVFAPLQWLLQLSDHVAPVPSTSQPEHLDQIVTAVTGGS
- a CDS encoding nucleoside-diphosphate kinase — protein: MSGKPSRSGAVVNGVGWGHWSVILCKPDAVERGLTDTILERLALPGVTIVGRQNVTVAPWQIHVHYWDLLVDADWFGGRDIPASLDSLYVGQTVAVALASGSPGIHERLRNELGHYDPSRAAAGTIRGDLGDDSLDQALAEKRLVNNLVHTSDDSEAARRDFGTWYGANRRALLFPQAAAPVES
- a CDS encoding thymidylate synthase → MLTPPSYPSLEGAYVALLELATEKHEHRIAARGNDAREVIGVGFRLPDPRQRLPYLEQRRVNPIFQFAEALWYLAGRRDLEMIGYYAPSMRSSSPDAVNLGGSAYGYTLFSPADGDTASPFDRVLDLLRTEEDSKRGYLPVFSARELAICDNPDMACLAGLHLLARGGRLHMVCNMRANDLDCGLLSDVFSFTMIQEYAAIQLRLGLGTYTHFMGSAHVNDRNADRVGRVLEEAATRPAPIEFAPLVMPGNTTAATVLRVLEHEEGLRTNKVRYGPADIADLGLEPYWQQILLLFEVYRQIQYDRADVVDAGVLKALDPGLRWLLEQRWASCAISGGAE
- a CDS encoding 3'-5' exonuclease → MKFAAWPKLLVVDVEGNGGNPPDLVEVAALPIRDGQADTTTAGTWLIRPPRPVTPYAARIHGLTNEVLAHSPGWDEIAGQVHGLLGDAWICAHNAHVDYRVLKAHLPKWEPAGVIDTLRLARATYKALPSYGLDALITHAQLDLSGAPAVGRHRATYDAYATAQLLTAMANHYDTWDQLVAAAVPPGLPGASEPEEEPTLW
- a CDS encoding radical SAM protein, with translation MSAPTFHRRPLPILTPAKIGELKPSLADVIEYRKSGLSLNWIVGCPLECSYCVRHLFDNFGMKVPRRLMSDEEAVAALVTHPYFRPHKTPIQLLNRATDPMLPAVKPHVFNVLRHLDAQGLTNHVLIITRWRVEPDDCATLNSFKNLRLTVLVTHSGIGNAEIEPVDSNIAATSLRTLFEHAERYRTVLYWRPIVPGLNDSDAHLERARELSTHAHATVFTGLFFREEIASYYAAHGLPVPYDDTARRKIMPEVAERRILDFFHRPENTSAPWGALFRKTSCGVAYAHGEADYNGHYGIRELCNICPEDQLRLCRRAWVKPDLAEVAEEARALGATGPVEVDERAIIVEGLDEPPRYYLQHGYGYQCHDRAKPHHYRQHGRAPIGWKAENGTPTP
- a CDS encoding DNA/RNA non-specific endonuclease translates to MATKQKKTASSKASGNGQDKLITSLRQFIRTKGAGYLKDPNVTSVGIGYKEKDGKRGKEISLQFTVGRKVEPEGLEALATTQLPESVVVDGVEVPTDVIERTYETQFRVVAEAESPARKTRLDPIVPGASIGHVKVSAGTIGSIVFDKNDGTPYILSNWHVLHGHLGELGDDIVQPGKHDDNRIARNHLGTLKRSHLGMAGDCAVATIDGRTFTQDIHELGVIPQDLGEPDLGDKVVKSGRTTGVTHGVVRRIETIAAIDYGPGVGEQAIGCFEIALDPDNPPENGEVSMGGDSGSVWMFKTSNGRPGKVMAGLHFGGESGDNPDEHALACLPRSVFEKLDISLQPPTLDQAEVIAGYAPDFLGKRIDLPKLNAAIKSDAVQLDGSEVIPYTHFSLALSESRGFAFYVAWNIDGASLKKLSRNGIKFVKDNRIPDDVQVGNELYEDNPLDRGHLARRADLLWGSPAEAKKANIDSFIYTNITPQMQDFNQSSKGGLWGQLEDAVFADVEVDDLKVSVFGGPVFQEDDRLYRGIQIPREYSKVIAFLENGELKARAFLLTQNLNQLEALELDEFRVFQISLSEVEERGRFRFPTALRNADTLIVPEALVDRGPLENLADIQWH
- a CDS encoding AAA family ATPase; translated protein: MVNPIRIGVLGTHSTGKTTLLKRIEMEVRGHGISVARTGRLAKRAAGIGLPKMQHHTAASTEWIIAQGIADEIAAAAQGAEVVLADRASLDAIAYLHAAVEFRGEHLHRLERERLRLLASTQAPKYDLLFATVLDPDVPVDQSHDYDPRYRLLVDQHVHGLLADDPIPHVRVTSDPVSQLRAIEQALQLCLQEAAV